In a single window of the Desulfovibrio mangrovi genome:
- a CDS encoding ABC transporter ATP-binding protein yields MSALYTLSGIRQVYAGRLALEIDSLSIGAGSIVGVVGPNGSGKSTLMRMLAFLEVPQAGEVRFDGMTVGGASNGAKAALLRKHVTLLTQEPYLLRRSVAENVSYGLSVRGLRNYEQTVRAALEEVGLPPAEFLHRQWFELSGGEAQRVALAARIALRPKVLLMDEPTSSLDEESTERIRVAAMHMRDGHGTTLVIVSHDRDWLHSVADTMVTLRNGRLVS; encoded by the coding sequence ATGAGTGCCCTGTATACGCTTTCGGGCATTCGGCAGGTCTATGCAGGACGGCTGGCGCTGGAGATCGATTCCCTTTCCATCGGTGCGGGGAGCATTGTGGGCGTTGTCGGGCCAAACGGAAGCGGCAAGTCCACGCTTATGCGCATGTTGGCCTTTCTTGAAGTGCCGCAGGCTGGAGAAGTCCGTTTTGACGGCATGACTGTGGGGGGCGCTTCAAACGGTGCCAAGGCTGCCCTGCTGCGCAAGCATGTGACGTTGCTGACGCAGGAGCCATATCTGCTGCGGCGCTCCGTTGCGGAAAACGTGTCCTACGGGCTTTCTGTGCGCGGGCTGCGGAATTATGAGCAGACCGTACGCGCTGCGCTTGAGGAAGTGGGGTTGCCGCCTGCGGAGTTCCTGCACAGGCAGTGGTTCGAATTGTCCGGTGGGGAAGCGCAGCGTGTGGCGCTTGCGGCGCGCATTGCGTTGCGCCCCAAGGTGCTGCTGATGGACGAGCCTACCTCTTCGCTGGATGAAGAGTCGACAGAGCGTATCAGGGTGGCTGCCATGCATATGCGTGACGGGCATGGCACTACGCTTGTCATCGTTTCCCATGACCGCGACTGGCTGCACTCCGTGGCAGACACCATGGTGACGCTGCGTAACGGTCGTCTGGTTTCCTGA